In Drosophila nasuta strain 15112-1781.00 chromosome 2R, ASM2355853v1, whole genome shotgun sequence, a single genomic region encodes these proteins:
- the LOC132785017 gene encoding uncharacterized protein LOC132785017 isoform X2, producing the protein MSLSLVIFIMFISSVIETAPLNKTEIKSDLIEILSKSNLSTPELQVAEDRDPQETMSLNSIESAIDLAEISSKSNLSGLEDALVDDLQVAEAKPIKQQLSTKKKKTERMTINHTKRAAMTT; encoded by the exons atgtcGCTAAGTTTGGtcatttttataatgtttatatCGAGC GTTATTGAAACAGCTCCATTGAACAAAACAGAGATAAAGAGCGACCTTATCGAGATCTTAAGCAAATCGAACTTGTCTACACCCGAGTTGCAGGTTGCTGAAGACAGAGATCCGCAGGAAACGATGTCATTGAATAGTATTGAGAGTGCAATTGACCTTGCCGAAATCTCAAGCAAATCGAATTTAAGTGGACTTGAGGATGCCCTCGTCGATGATCTGCAAGTTGCTGAAGCAAAACCCATTAAACAGCAATTAagtaccaaaaaaaagaagaccGAGCGAATGACGATAAATCACACAAAGCGc GCAGCGATGACTACTTAA
- the LOC132785016 gene encoding uncharacterized protein LOC132785016, whose amino-acid sequence MRKKVNTSIQVNRISFSESVFSARVNWNCDTDEKSTAKVLIWHCRNGRESDYTLTPYQIPNQSLKTFVDTYYHDMLYLNVANCSNLPPYVDLSDLKKEYIFDNCPLTGDGFPYYLPMGYYKFYQEIKAEVTLTISFLIKVTPTKSLG is encoded by the exons ATGAGGAAAAAAGTGAATACGTCCATACAAGTCAATCGGATCTCATTCAGTGAATCAGTCTTTTCGGCACGTGTCAATTGGAATTGTGATACCGATGAAAAGAGCACA GCGAAAGTACTTATATGGCATTGTCGAAATGGCCGTGAGAGCGACTATACTTTGACTCCCtaccaaataccaaatcaAAGCTTAAAGACTTTTGTGGATACCTATTACCATGACATGCTCTACTTGAATGTGGCAAACTGCTCAAATTTGCCGCCATATGTGGATCTATCAGATTTAAAGAAAGagtatatatttgataattGTCCTTTGACTGGCGACGGTTTTCCTTATTATCTTCCAATGggatattacaaattttaccAGGAGATTAAAGCCGAAGTAACTCTGACGATTTCCTTCCTTATTAAAGTTACGCCTACTAAGTCACTCGGATAA
- the LOC132785017 gene encoding uncharacterized protein LOC132785017 isoform X1, producing MSLSLVIFIMFISSHSFGLQVIETAPLNKTEIKSDLIEILSKSNLSTPELQVAEDRDPQETMSLNSIESAIDLAEISSKSNLSGLEDALVDDLQVAEAKPIKQQLSTKKKKTERMTINHTKRAAMTT from the exons atgtcGCTAAGTTTGGtcatttttataatgtttatatCGAGC CATTCGTTTGGCCTTCAGGTTATTGAAACAGCTCCATTGAACAAAACAGAGATAAAGAGCGACCTTATCGAGATCTTAAGCAAATCGAACTTGTCTACACCCGAGTTGCAGGTTGCTGAAGACAGAGATCCGCAGGAAACGATGTCATTGAATAGTATTGAGAGTGCAATTGACCTTGCCGAAATCTCAAGCAAATCGAATTTAAGTGGACTTGAGGATGCCCTCGTCGATGATCTGCAAGTTGCTGAAGCAAAACCCATTAAACAGCAATTAagtaccaaaaaaaagaagaccGAGCGAATGACGATAAATCACACAAAGCGc GCAGCGATGACTACTTAA
- the LOC132786521 gene encoding uncharacterized protein LOC132786521: MDFSYCEFPSTVSIDTFQAYFNPQDVRLPKVNSKSLTPIQAELAGECQANEAKSLRHLVLDAIVNNWSELPLYRQLPRRQDRNYILSQLDTQLPLQLLSTHIRDDCFWQRCYELRWRLATLQARGKERRWINIYMERHVQEFIENMQTGDYEQDGNVQTALDICAAYINQLEINLLQPAPGDSESNDHIPLDYLLSNLPDLRRLRLSYSTKTAGINYQIGCNQLTPRDILLLSKGLSQCHELRKFCLHNTKLSAYQLRFLAHSLDKGCHHLKELSLMHCAVGDAGIRSFLETCGKESFSTLTVLDLTNNKITEEGAYTLSCTLRHVPLLRLVLRLNPIQSDGAAAIFHTLQLMPIRELNLGNCGISETITKLFMMLICQHKTLLHIDLSNNCLGEEFGKHLLKIIGCNKMLESLDLRNTGLSLDMRRKFREFLLKNAERKKHEAFKQQQRNKFKALAKI; this comes from the exons ATGGATTTCTCGTATTGTGAATTTCCCAGCACAGTCTCCATTGACACCTTCCAGGCCTATTTCAATCCCCAGGATGTCAGGCTGCCCAAAGTCAACAGTAAATCATTGACTCCGATCCAGGCTGAACTTGCCGGCGAGTGCCAAGCAAATGAAGCGAAAAGTCTGCGACATCTTGTTCTCGATGCCATCGTCAACAATTGGAGTG AGCTGCCTCTTTACCGTCAGCTGCCACGACGACAGGACCGTAACTACATACTCAGTCAGCTGGATACGCAGCTACCGCTGCAGTTGCTCAGCACTCACATCCGGGATGATTGCTTCTGGCAGCGTTGCTATGAGCTGCGCTGGCGTTTGGCAACGCTACAGGCGAGGGGCAAAGAGCGTCGCTGGATTAACATATACATGGAGCGACATGTGCAGgagtttattgaaaatatgcaaacCGGCGACTATGAGCAGGATGGCAATGTGCAGACCGCCTTGGACATCTGTGCGGCGTACATAAATCAATTGGAGATAAATCTGCTGCAGCCCGCACCAGGCGACAGCGAGAGCAATG ATCACATTCCGCTTGATTACCTACTGAGCAATCTGCCGGACTTACGGCGACTGCGGCTGAGCTACAGCACCAAGACGGCGGGCATCAATTACCAAATTGGCTGCAATCAGCTAACGCCACGGGACATTCTGCTGCTGTCCAAAGGACTCAGCCAGTGCCACGAGCTGCGCAAGTTTTG TCTGCACAACACCAAGCTGTCTGCGTATCAACTGAGATTCTTGGCTCATAGCTTGGACAAGGGTTGTCATCATTTAAAGGAGTTATCCCTGATGCATTGCGCTGTCGGAGATGCGGGTATACGCAGCTTCCTCGAGACCTGTGGCAAGGAATCTTTTTCCACACTCACAGTGCTCGATCTGACCAACAATAAAATCA CGGAGGAAGGCGCCTACACGCTGAGCTGCACTTTGAGGCACGTGCCGCTGTTGCGCCTGGTGCTGCGCCTGAATCCCATACAAAGCGATGGCGCTGCCGCCATTTTTCATACGCTCCAGCTGATGCCCATTCGAGAACTGAATCTGGGCAACTGTGGCATCAGCGAAACCATCACGAAGCTCTTTATGATGTTGATCTGCCAGCACAAGACACTGCTACACATTGATCTATCCAACAATTGTTTGGGCGAA GAATTTGGCAAGCATTTGCTGAAGATTATAGGCTGCAATAAGATGCTAGAGTCATTGGATTTGCGGAACACAGGACTTTCCCTGGATATGCGTCGCAAGTTTCGTGAATTTCTGCTAAAGAATGCAGAACGCAAGAAACACGAAGCCtttaagcagcagcaacgcaacAAGTTCAAGGCACTGGCCAAGATATAA